The following proteins are encoded in a genomic region of Sebastes fasciatus isolate fSebFas1 chromosome 12, fSebFas1.pri, whole genome shotgun sequence:
- the cox6b2 gene encoding cytochrome c oxidase subunit 6B2, translating to MSDTVEEKIKNYRTAPFDARFPNTNQTRNCFQNYLDFHRCNKALSAKDQDVAPCDWYQRVYKSLCPMSWVGKWDEQIENGNFPGKI from the exons ATGTCTGACACTGTTGAGGAGAAGATCAAGAACTACAGGACGGCTCCCTTTGACGCCCGGTTCCCCAACACCAACCAGACCCGCAACTGTTTCCAGAACTACCTGG ACTTCCACAGGTGCAACAAGGCCCTGTCAGCCAAAGACCAGGATGTGGCCCCCTGTGACTGGTACCAGAGGGTTTATAAGAGCCTCTGTCCAATGAGCTGG GTTGGCAAATGGGACGAGCAGATAGAGAATGGAAATTTCCCAGGGAAGATCTGA